A portion of the Anser cygnoides isolate HZ-2024a breed goose chromosome 25, Taihu_goose_T2T_genome, whole genome shotgun sequence genome contains these proteins:
- the LOC136786921 gene encoding proteoglycan 4-like produces RTDPIRVERIRSGPNRADPRRTEPGRAAPPRYCPRAPPPPAARRPPGGARTAPRRHRRPLAERRTREAPAGRGGAGLRRASCTAPSSAGTVHRRHPAPGTTGTRHPAPPAPGTRHHRHPAPGVLHHRDPAPCILHRSQHHALPAPSTLHPAPAPSTAGIHHPASCTTGDTPAPCTASTQHHQHPSTQYHQRPAPCITSTQHPTLSAPRTQHSATPARSTISTSNTPAPRTLHHQHPSTQHPAPPAPSTLHHQHPAPAIPLHPAPSTSQHPAPPAAPHPATCTTTIPAPSTIITTSTQHPVSPTSQHPAPPAPSTTSTTSTQRHQQQHPAPQAPSTPDTPEPPAQHHQHPSTTSAQHPTHHTLHPAPSTTSALHHQHPSTQHPAPHTQQRQHQHPAFCNTGTQHHRHPAPNTTSTLHHRHPAPATPQHPAPSTSQHPAPSTTSTQHPASPAPSTSNTPAPCTINIPAPSTQHHQHPAPCITSTQHQQYLCTLHHQHPSTLHHQQPRTQQPAPPPSQHPVPSSPPAPSTQYHQLPSTQHHQYPAPPAPPAPSATSSQCHQQQHLHHKHPAPPTPQNHQPNTTNTPAPPAPSTLHTTLCTLHPAPPVPCTTNTPAPSTLHPTPSNANISTQHPVPPTPSTQHDQHPAPPGTQHPPQSTPSTLCPAPPTPFRSAPPSTPHRASPALLAPILPLRMPPLDTATAGKIVSGQGAKAEQEVSCCHQA; encoded by the coding sequence AGAACGGATCCGATCCGGGTCGAACGGATCCGATCCGGGCCGAACCGAGCCGATCCGCGCCGaaccgagccgggccgggccgcgccgccccggTATtgtccccgcgccccgccgccgcccgccgcccgccgcccgccgggtGGGGCCCGCACCGCGccgcgccgccaccgccgcccccTGGCGGAGCGGAGGACACGGGAGGCaccggcggggcgcggcggggcggggctgcggcgggcaTCCTGCACCGCACCCAGCAGCGCCGGCACCGTGCATCGCCGGCACCCGGCACCCGGCACCACCGGCACCCGGCACCCGGCACCACCGGCACCCGGCACCCGGCATCACCGGCACCCGGCACCCGGCGTGCTGCACCACCGGGACCCAGCACCCTGCATCCTGCACCGTTCCCAGCACCATGCGTTAccggcacccagcaccctgcatcCTGCACCGGCGCCCAGCACCGCTGGCATCCACCACCCAGCATCCTGCACCACCGGCGATACCCCAGCACCGTGCaccgccagcacccagcaccaccaACACCCCAGCACCCAGTACCACCAGCGTCCAGCACCCTGCAtcaccagcacccagcacccaacGCTATCAGCACCCAGAACCCAGCATTCTGCAACACCGGCACGCAGCACCATCAGCACCAGCAacaccccagcaccccgcacCCTGCACCACCAAcatcccagcacccagcacccagcaccaccagcacccagcaccctgcatcaccagcacccagcaccagcaATACCTTTGCACCCTGCACCATCAAcatcccagcaccctgcaccaccagcagccccgCACCCAGCAACCTGCACCACCACCATCCCAGCACCCAGTACCATCAtcaccaccagcacccagcacccagtaTCACCAAcatcccagcacccagcaccaccagcacccagcaccaccagcactaCCAGCACCCAGCGCCACCAGCAGCAACACCCTGCACCAcaagcacccagcacccccGACACCCCAGAACCACCAGCCCAACACCACCAacaccccagcaccaccagcgcCCAGCACCCTACACACCACACTCTGCACCCTGCACCCAGCACCACCAGTGCCCTGCACCACCAacaccccagcacccagcaccctgcaccccACACCCAGCAACGCCAACATCAGCACCCAGCATTCTGCAACACCGGCACCCAGCACCATCGGCACCCAGCACCCAacaccaccagcaccctgcaTCACCGGCACCCAGCACCAGCAacaccccagcaccctgcaccaTCAAcatcccagcacccagcccccagcaccaccagcacccagcaccctgcatcaccagcacccagcaccagcaATACCCCTGCACCCTGCACCATCAAcatcccagcacccagcacccagcaccaccagcacccagcaccctgcatcaccagcacccagcaccagcaATACCTTTGCACCCTGCACCATCAAcatcccagcaccctgcaccaccagcagccccgCACCCAGCAACCTGCACCACCACCATCCCAGCACCCAGTACCATCAtcaccaccagcacccagcacccagtaTCACCAActtcccagcacccagcaccaccagtacccagcaccaccagcaccaccagcacccagtgccaccagcagccagtgccaccagcagcaacACCTGCACCAcaagcacccagcacccccGACACCCCAGAACCACCAGCCCAACACCACCAacaccccagcaccaccagcgcCCAGCACCCTACACACCACACTCTGCACCCTGCACCCAGCACCACCAGTGCCCTGCACCACCAacaccccagcacccagcaccctgcaccccACACCCAGCAACGCCAACatcagcacccagcaccctgtACCACCaacacccagcacccagcacgaccagcacccagcaccaccaggaACCCAGCACCCTCCGCAATCAACACCCAGCACCCTGTGCCCAGCACCCCCAACACCCTTTCGCTCagcgccccccagcaccccgcacCGCGCATCGCCCGCGCTGCTGGCACCTATCCTGCCCCTCCGAATGCCCCCTCTGGATACGGCCACAGCAGGAAAAATCGTGTCTGGCCAAGGGGCAAAGGCGGAGCAGGAGGTGTCCTGCTGCCACCAGGCCTGA
- the PTPN7 gene encoding tyrosine-protein phosphatase non-receptor type 7, which translates to MVQTCLVCSGVHKGSLTPRAARGDMERTEKPSPSAKKHVRLQERRGSNVSLMLDMSSLGSVEPIQPVCTPRDITLQFLRTSSRVLSKEELQQRAQSLAQLQEEFSKIPPNFVSPEELEIPGHASKDRYKTILPNPESRVCLRRAGNQEEDSYINANYITGYAGRPREYIATQGPMPNTVTDFWEMVWQEEAPLIVMITKLEERKEKCVHYWPEKEGTYGPFTIRVQGVSECVEYLVRDLSIQLQGERRQVKHILFPSWPDQQTPESAKPLLHLVSKVEETLQAAASPGPIVVHCSAGIGRTGCFIATRIGCQQLKDTGEVDILGIVCHLRIDRGGMIQTSEQYQFLHHTLALYASQLPEEGGH; encoded by the exons ATGGTACAGACCTGCTTGGTGTGCTCCGGAGTTCATAAGGGCAGCCTGACCCCGCGGGCAGCCAGGGGGGACATGGAGAGGACGGAGAAGCCCAGCCCGTCCGCTAAGAAGCACGTGCGGCTCCAGGAGAG GAGGGGCTCCAACGTGTCGCTGATGCTGGACATGAGCTCGCTGGGCAGCGTGGAGCCCATCCAGCCCGTCTGCACGCCGCGGGACATCACGCTGCAGTTCCTGCGGACGTCCAGCCGCGTGCTGAGcaaggaggagctgcagcagcgcgcccagagcctggcccagctccaGGAGGAGTTTTCG AAAATCCCACCCAACTTCGTCAGTCCGGAGGAGCTGGAGATCCCTGGACATGCCTCCAAGGACAGATACAAAACCATCCTCCCCA ATCCCGAGAGCCGGGTGTGCCTCAGGAGGGCAGGGAACCAGGAGGAAGACAGCTACATAAATGCCAACTACATCACG GGCTACGCGGGGCGCCCCCGGGAGTACATTGCCACCCAGGGGCCCATGCCGAACACCGTGACCGACTTCTGGGAGATGGTGTGGCAGGAGGAAGCGCCCCTCATCGTCATGATAACCAAGCTGGAGGAGCGCAAAGAG AAATGCGTCCACTACTGGCCTGAGAAGGAAGGCACCTACGGCCCCTTCACCATCCGTGTGCAGGGGGTGAGCGAGTGCGTGGAGTACCTGGTCCGGGACCTCTCCATCCAG CTGCAAGGTGAACGCCGCCAGGTCAAACAcatcctcttcccttcctgGCCGGACCAGCAGACGCCCGAGTCAGCCAAGCCCCTGCTGCACTTGGTGTCCAAGGTGGAGGAGACGCTGCAGGCTGCGGCCAGCCCGGGGCCCATCGTTGTGCACTGCAG CGCAGGCATCGGCCGGACGGGCTGCTTCATCGCCACCAGGATCGGGTGCCAGCAGCTGAAGGACACAGGAGAGGTGGACATCCTGGGCATCGTGTGCCACCTCCGCATTGACAG GGGCGGGATGATCCAGACGAGCGAGCAGTACCAGTTCCTCCATCACACTCTAGCTCTGTACGCTTCCCAGCTGCCGGAGGAGGGAGGCCACTAG